The following proteins come from a genomic window of Kitasatospora sp. NBC_01246:
- the mtrB gene encoding MtrAB system histidine kinase MtrB encodes MTYQADDTPSESSTDGDSAVRGDVLSSTTRSRRRRGPAALLAPVTRQLRRPLHRVSALYRRSIQLRVVAATLMLSVVVVLVLGVVVVAQVRNGLLGTKRDSAHSQARAGFQTEQKKIDEAKDLRLKVGAPADQAVEETGTWLLNQVGDLAASGQNVYSVIAVVRGGKTVSPETAGLGPRYTGDISPVSIPDTLRARVSAEPGQIFDQPTRIHRVDGAGRTEPGLAIGMQFTGPNGVSYELYYIFSFGQETDTLDLVTGTLATAGVFVVILMGGIAWLVVRQVVTPVRMAAGISERLAAGHLEERMKVTGTDDIARLGESFNRMANALQAQIRQLEELSRVQRRFVSDVSHELRTPLTTVRMAADLIYDSREDLDPMAARSAELLQGQLDRFESLLADLLEISRFDAGAAILDAEPVDLREIVTRVVEAADPLAQAKGSAVVIRGDGEPVLAEVDSRRIERILRNLVVNALEHGEGRDVVVRLGSADGAVAVGVRDYGIGLKPGEASRVFHRFWRADPSRVRTTGGTGLGLSIAVEDAHLHGGWLQAWGEPGGGSHFRLTLPRTRGGDINRAPFRLEPEDSRNNRGLGSYGVPYRRAIRPGGATALTATDEPAVPETPEGSGGSGFGSGLGGVLSIGPGLGTSRLPQGPRADPSDVRTAGAGYGATGAQVMVDPTPGWPSVAQRTAEPGLAEAGHGTAGTDTEGSQRARDERD; translated from the coding sequence GTGACGTACCAGGCTGACGACACCCCGTCGGAGTCCTCGACCGACGGGGACTCCGCCGTGCGCGGCGACGTGCTGAGCTCGACCACGCGCAGCCGCCGCCGTCGCGGGCCCGCCGCACTGCTCGCGCCGGTGACCCGTCAGCTGCGCCGGCCCCTGCACCGGGTCTCGGCGCTGTACCGCCGTTCCATCCAGCTGCGGGTGGTCGCGGCCACCCTGATGCTCTCCGTCGTGGTGGTCCTGGTCCTGGGCGTGGTGGTGGTGGCCCAGGTGCGCAACGGGCTGCTGGGCACCAAGCGGGACTCGGCGCACAGCCAGGCCCGGGCCGGCTTCCAGACCGAGCAGAAGAAGATCGACGAGGCCAAGGACCTGCGGCTCAAGGTCGGCGCACCCGCCGACCAGGCCGTCGAGGAGACCGGTACCTGGCTGCTCAACCAGGTCGGCGACCTCGCGGCCAGCGGCCAGAACGTCTACTCGGTGATCGCGGTGGTGCGCGGCGGCAAGACGGTCTCGCCGGAGACGGCCGGCCTCGGACCGCGCTACACCGGTGACATCTCGCCGGTCAGCATCCCCGACACGCTGCGGGCCAGGGTCTCGGCGGAGCCCGGCCAGATCTTCGACCAGCCGACGCGGATCCACCGCGTGGACGGCGCTGGGCGGACCGAGCCCGGACTGGCCATCGGCATGCAGTTCACCGGCCCCAACGGCGTCTCCTACGAGCTGTACTACATCTTCTCCTTCGGCCAGGAGACGGACACCCTCGACCTGGTCACCGGGACCCTCGCCACGGCCGGGGTCTTCGTGGTGATCCTGATGGGCGGGATCGCCTGGCTGGTGGTGCGCCAGGTGGTCACCCCGGTCCGGATGGCCGCCGGGATCTCGGAGCGGCTGGCCGCGGGCCACCTGGAAGAGCGGATGAAGGTCACCGGGACGGACGACATCGCCCGCCTCGGCGAGTCCTTCAACCGGATGGCGAACGCGCTGCAGGCGCAGATCCGCCAGCTGGAGGAGCTCTCCCGGGTGCAGCGGCGGTTCGTCTCCGACGTCTCGCACGAGCTGCGCACCCCGCTGACCACCGTCCGGATGGCCGCCGACCTGATCTACGACAGCCGCGAGGACCTGGACCCGATGGCGGCCCGCTCGGCCGAGCTGCTCCAGGGCCAGCTGGACCGTTTCGAGTCGCTGCTCGCCGACCTGCTGGAGATCAGCCGCTTCGACGCCGGCGCCGCGATCCTGGACGCCGAGCCGGTCGACCTGCGCGAGATCGTCACCCGGGTGGTGGAGGCCGCCGACCCGCTGGCCCAGGCCAAGGGCAGCGCCGTGGTGATCCGCGGCGACGGCGAACCGGTGCTGGCGGAGGTCGACTCCCGCCGGATCGAGCGCATCCTGCGCAACCTGGTGGTCAACGCGCTGGAGCACGGCGAGGGCCGGGACGTCGTGGTCCGGCTGGGCTCGGCGGACGGCGCCGTCGCGGTCGGCGTGCGCGACTACGGCATCGGGCTCAAGCCCGGCGAGGCGTCCCGGGTCTTCCACCGCTTCTGGCGGGCCGACCCGTCCCGGGTGCGTACCACCGGCGGCACCGGCCTCGGGCTGTCCATCGCGGTCGAGGACGCGCACCTGCACGGCGGCTGGCTGCAGGCCTGGGGCGAGCCCGGCGGTGGCTCGCACTTCCGGCTCACCCTGCCGCGCACCCGCGGCGGCGACATCAACCGGGCACCGTTCCGGCTGGAGCCGGAGGACTCGCGCAACAACCGGGGCCTCGGCTCGTACGGCGTGCCGTACCGCCGGGCGATCCGGCCGGGCGGCGCCACCGCGCTGACCGCCACCGACGAGCCGGCCGTCCCGGAGACCCCGGAGGGCTCCGGGGGCAGCGGGTTCGGCAGCGGCCTCGGCGGCGTACTGAGCATCGGCCCGGGCCTGGGCACCAGCCGGCTGCCCCAGGGCCCGCGGGCCGACCCCTCGGACGTCCGGACCGCCGGCGCCGGGTACGGTGCCACCGGAGCCCAGGTGATGGTGGACCCGACGCCCGGCTGGCCGTCGGTGGCACAGCGGACGGCGGAACCGGGCCTGGCGGAGGCCGGGCACGGCACGGCCGGGACGGACACGGAGGGGTCGCAGCGTGCGAGGGACGAGCGGGACTGA
- the mtrA gene encoding MtrAB system response regulator MtrA, which yields MKGRVLVVDDDSALAEMLGIVLRGEGFEPFFVADGDKALAAFRETKPDLVLLDLMLPGRDGIDVCRQIRAESGIPIVMLTAKTDTVDVVVGLESGADDYVTKPFKPKELVARVRARLRRAEEPTPEQLTIGDLVIDVAGHSVKRDGRGIPLTPLEFDLLVALARKPWQVFTREVLLEQVWGYRHAADTRLVNVHVQRLRSKIEKDPERPEIVVTVRGVGYKAGPS from the coding sequence ATGAAGGGACGCGTCCTCGTCGTTGATGACGACTCCGCACTGGCCGAGATGCTCGGCATTGTGCTGCGTGGTGAGGGTTTTGAGCCGTTTTTCGTCGCGGATGGGGACAAGGCACTAGCCGCGTTCCGGGAGACCAAGCCCGATCTGGTCCTGCTGGACCTGATGCTGCCCGGACGGGACGGCATCGATGTCTGCAGGCAGATCCGGGCGGAGTCCGGCATCCCGATCGTCATGCTGACCGCGAAGACCGACACGGTCGACGTCGTGGTCGGTCTGGAATCGGGTGCCGATGACTATGTCACCAAGCCGTTCAAGCCCAAGGAGCTGGTGGCCCGGGTACGTGCCCGACTTCGCCGTGCCGAGGAGCCGACTCCCGAGCAGCTGACCATCGGCGATCTGGTGATCGACGTGGCCGGCCACTCCGTCAAGCGGGACGGCCGGGGCATCCCGCTGACCCCGCTGGAGTTCGACCTGCTCGTCGCACTGGCCCGCAAGCCCTGGCAGGTGTTCACCCGGGAGGTGCTGCTGGAGCAGGTCTGGGGCTACCGCCACGCGGCGGACACCCGACTGGTCAACGTCCACGTCCAGCGGCTCCGGTCCAAGATCGAGAAGGACCCGGAGCGTCCCGAGATCGTGGTGACCGTCCGTGGCGTCGGCTACAAGGCCGGACCCAGCTGA
- a CDS encoding DUF7544 domain-containing protein: MTDTPGWASPSSSEPSRDDDRPPADTSAAAPGPSVPPQAAPPAWGAGYGGPGPGGPQYGGQGPHGPHGQYGWGAPVSPKPGIIPLRPLGLGEILDGAVSTIRTHWRTTLGLSLGVAVVEQAAVTGTQLAVRGDTGDLTPVISALVSLPVTMLLSVVAAALLTMVVSRAILGQSATIRDAWRDARPRLLQLTGLTLLTALIGAGVVLIGFAPMIGYLLTGADEPAIAGLLFVVGLLSIPVAIWIWIQLSLAAPALMLEKQGVITALSRSRRLVRGSWWRLFGINLLSQVLAGIVAGIISVPFTIVGLALGFDDLVGQVDAGDPATLPTAVLITTAIAGVIASTVTIPFTATIGVLLYVDQRIRREALDIELARAAGLTEYGGTGWGDQAGQNPARL, from the coding sequence ATGACCGACACCCCGGGCTGGGCCTCGCCCAGCTCGTCCGAGCCGTCCCGCGACGACGACCGGCCCCCGGCCGACACGTCCGCCGCCGCGCCCGGGCCGTCGGTACCACCCCAGGCCGCGCCCCCCGCCTGGGGCGCCGGCTACGGCGGCCCCGGACCGGGCGGCCCCCAGTACGGCGGCCAGGGCCCGCACGGCCCCCACGGCCAGTACGGCTGGGGCGCCCCGGTCAGCCCCAAGCCGGGCATCATCCCGCTGCGCCCGCTCGGCCTCGGCGAGATCCTCGACGGAGCCGTCTCCACCATCCGCACGCACTGGCGCACGACGCTCGGCCTCTCGCTCGGCGTCGCCGTCGTCGAGCAGGCCGCCGTCACCGGCACCCAGCTGGCCGTGCGGGGCGACACCGGCGACCTCACCCCGGTGATCTCCGCCCTGGTGAGCCTCCCGGTGACCATGCTGCTCAGCGTGGTCGCCGCCGCCCTGCTGACCATGGTGGTGAGCCGCGCCATCCTCGGGCAGTCCGCCACCATCCGCGACGCCTGGCGGGACGCCCGCCCCCGGCTGCTCCAGCTGACCGGCCTCACCCTGCTGACCGCCCTGATCGGCGCCGGCGTGGTGCTGATCGGCTTCGCCCCGATGATCGGCTACCTGCTGACCGGCGCGGACGAACCCGCCATCGCGGGCCTGCTCTTCGTGGTCGGCCTGCTCAGCATCCCGGTCGCGATCTGGATCTGGATCCAGCTCAGCCTGGCCGCCCCCGCCCTGATGCTGGAGAAGCAGGGCGTCATCACGGCGCTCTCCCGCTCGCGCCGGCTGGTCCGCGGCTCCTGGTGGCGGCTGTTCGGGATCAACCTCCTCAGCCAGGTCCTGGCCGGCATCGTCGCCGGGATCATCAGCGTGCCGTTCACGATCGTCGGCCTGGCCCTCGGCTTCGACGACCTCGTCGGCCAGGTCGACGCGGGCGACCCGGCCACCCTGCCCACCGCCGTCCTGATCACCACCGCGATCGCCGGCGTGATCGCCTCCACCGTCACCATCCCGTTCACCGCCACCATCGGCGTGCTGCTCTACGTCGACCAGCGGATCCGGCGCGAGGCCCTGGACATCGAGCTCGCCCGCGCCGCGGGCCTGACCGAGTACGGCGGCACCGGCTGGGGCGACCAGGCCGGCCAGAACCCGGCGAGGCTCTGA
- a CDS encoding DUF4129 domain-containing protein codes for MPNWGERTLAASGAPVTVPRDPARDAARDELLNAEYHRHDPSLQQRVYDWVMDRIDDALTTIAGDGTSGTTGLILFLVIAVLIAAALWWRFGAPKRAARTVLDVFGTAGPRSAGQYRADAEQHAAAGRWTEAVREQMRALVRALEERTLLDARPGRTADEAAAEAGRALPAHADALRAAARTFDDIAYGDRTADRAAYQLLRDLDQTLERARPAFAPAAGGAA; via the coding sequence ATGCCGAACTGGGGGGAGAGGACGCTGGCGGCGAGCGGCGCCCCGGTCACCGTTCCACGTGACCCGGCCCGCGACGCCGCCCGCGACGAACTGCTCAACGCGGAGTACCACCGGCACGACCCGAGCCTGCAGCAGCGGGTCTACGACTGGGTCATGGACCGGATCGACGACGCGCTCACCACCATCGCCGGCGACGGCACCAGCGGCACCACCGGACTGATCCTCTTCCTGGTGATCGCCGTGCTGATCGCCGCCGCCCTCTGGTGGCGGTTCGGCGCGCCCAAGCGGGCCGCCCGCACCGTGCTCGACGTCTTCGGCACCGCCGGACCGCGCAGCGCCGGCCAGTACCGGGCCGACGCCGAACAGCACGCCGCGGCCGGCCGGTGGACGGAGGCCGTCCGCGAGCAGATGCGCGCCCTCGTCCGGGCCCTGGAGGAGCGCACCCTGCTCGACGCCCGGCCCGGCCGCACCGCCGACGAAGCCGCCGCCGAGGCCGGCCGGGCCCTCCCGGCGCACGCCGACGCCCTCCGCGCCGCGGCCCGCACCTTCGACGACATCGCCTACGGCGACCGCACCGCCGACCGCGCCGCGTACCAGCTGCTGCGCGACCTCGACCAGACCCTGGAACGCGCCCGCCCGGCGTTCGCCCCGGCCGCGGGAGGAGCGGCATGA
- a CDS encoding DUF4350 domain-containing protein, giving the protein MTSPTPGPAAPPAPGGPPPAAPPVPPQTAPAAGPAAAGSLAPTGRGLWHRSRWYLLTAVLLLLAAAVLAGLNQDRRYPPLDPRSYDASGSHAVVALLQRQGLDVDVTADLPARSTGNDTLVVPEPDLLGPDQLRALAAARHGRLVLVSPGPAALSALAPGVRPSEEGGGAPYAAVRSTAAQCALTEAVRAGTAHLGGLLYTAGSRGEGCYPRGHGYPLVAVRTGQGTDVVVLGSGDFLSNELIKKDGNASLALGLLGSQPRLTWHLPDYTAPLGDSVGDKRFTDYIPDGWRWAAVQLGIATLLAALWRARRLGPVISENLPVVVRAAETTEGRARLYRRARARGRAADALRRAAAHRLAPVLGVPPTGGAPDATALCAAVLDRLPDRPAGDVRALLYGPPPTDDAALLRLADDLDALERQVRKP; this is encoded by the coding sequence ATGACCAGCCCCACCCCCGGTCCGGCCGCTCCGCCGGCCCCCGGCGGGCCGCCGCCCGCCGCACCGCCCGTACCGCCGCAGACCGCGCCCGCGGCCGGGCCCGCCGCGGCCGGCAGCCTCGCGCCCACCGGCCGCGGCCTCTGGCACCGCTCCCGCTGGTACCTGCTCACCGCCGTGCTCCTGCTGCTCGCCGCCGCCGTGCTGGCCGGGCTCAACCAGGACCGCCGCTACCCCCCGCTCGACCCGCGCTCCTACGACGCCTCCGGCTCCCACGCCGTCGTCGCGCTGCTCCAGCGCCAGGGCCTCGACGTCGACGTCACCGCCGACCTCCCCGCCCGCTCCACCGGCAACGACACCCTCGTCGTCCCCGAACCCGACCTGCTCGGACCCGACCAGCTGCGCGCCCTCGCCGCAGCCCGGCACGGCCGGCTGGTCCTCGTCTCCCCCGGCCCCGCGGCCCTCAGCGCGCTCGCCCCCGGCGTCCGCCCCTCCGAGGAGGGCGGCGGCGCCCCCTACGCCGCCGTCCGCAGCACCGCCGCCCAGTGCGCGCTCACCGAGGCCGTCCGGGCCGGCACCGCCCACCTCGGCGGCCTGCTGTACACCGCCGGCAGCCGCGGCGAGGGCTGCTACCCGCGCGGCCACGGCTACCCGCTGGTCGCCGTCCGGACCGGCCAGGGCACCGACGTCGTCGTCCTCGGCAGCGGTGACTTCCTCAGCAACGAGCTGATCAAGAAGGACGGCAACGCCTCGCTCGCGCTCGGCCTGCTCGGCTCGCAGCCCCGCCTCACCTGGCACCTGCCGGACTACACCGCCCCGCTCGGCGACAGCGTCGGCGACAAGCGGTTCACCGACTACATCCCCGACGGCTGGCGCTGGGCCGCCGTCCAGCTCGGCATCGCGACCCTGCTGGCCGCGCTCTGGCGGGCCCGCCGGCTCGGCCCGGTCATCAGCGAGAACCTGCCCGTCGTGGTCCGCGCCGCCGAGACCACCGAGGGCCGCGCCCGCCTCTACCGCCGGGCCAGGGCCCGGGGCCGCGCCGCCGACGCCCTGCGCCGCGCCGCCGCCCACCGCCTCGCGCCCGTCCTCGGCGTGCCGCCCACCGGCGGCGCACCCGACGCCACCGCGCTCTGCGCGGCCGTCCTCGACCGCCTCCCCGACCGACCCGCCGGGGACGTACGGGCCCTCCTCTACGGCCCGCCCCCGACCGACGACGCCGCGCTGCTGCGGCTCGCCGACGACCTCGACGCCCTCGAAAGGCAGGTACGGAAGCCGTGA
- a CDS encoding AAA family ATPase has translation MRAEIAKAVVGQDAAVTGLVVALLCGGHVLLEGVPGVAKTLLIRTLSTALSLDTKRIQFTPDLMPGDVTGSLVYDARTAEFSFQPGPVFTNLLLADEINRTPPKTQAALLEAMEEHQVTVDGSPRALPVPFLVAATQNPVEYEGTYPLPEAQLDRFLLKLILPLPDRDQEFQVLARHAGGFDPRNLAAAGVRPVAGPEHITAAREQIAKLTVSPEVLAYIVDLCRATRQSPSLSIGVSPRGATALLGASRAWAWLAGRDYVTPDDVKALALPTLRHRVALRAEAEMEGVTADSVIQAVLAQTPAPR, from the coding sequence CTGCGCGCCGAGATCGCCAAGGCCGTGGTCGGCCAGGACGCCGCCGTCACCGGCCTGGTCGTCGCCCTGCTCTGCGGCGGCCACGTGCTGCTGGAGGGCGTCCCCGGCGTCGCCAAGACGCTGCTGATCCGCACCCTGTCCACCGCGCTCAGCCTGGACACCAAGCGGATCCAGTTCACCCCCGACCTGATGCCGGGCGATGTCACCGGCTCCCTCGTCTACGACGCCCGCACCGCCGAGTTCTCCTTCCAGCCCGGCCCGGTCTTCACCAACCTGCTGCTCGCCGACGAGATCAACCGCACCCCGCCGAAGACCCAGGCCGCCCTGCTGGAGGCCATGGAGGAGCACCAGGTCACCGTCGACGGCTCGCCCCGCGCGCTGCCGGTCCCGTTCCTGGTCGCCGCCACCCAGAACCCGGTCGAGTACGAGGGCACCTACCCGCTGCCCGAGGCCCAGCTCGACCGCTTCCTGCTCAAGCTGATCCTGCCGCTGCCCGACCGCGACCAGGAGTTCCAGGTCCTCGCCCGGCACGCCGGCGGCTTCGACCCGCGCAACCTCGCCGCGGCCGGCGTGCGCCCGGTCGCCGGCCCCGAACACATCACCGCCGCCCGCGAGCAGATCGCCAAGCTCACCGTCTCGCCCGAGGTGCTCGCCTACATCGTCGACCTCTGCCGGGCCACCCGGCAGTCCCCGTCGCTCTCGATCGGCGTCTCGCCGCGTGGCGCCACCGCCCTGCTCGGCGCCTCCCGCGCCTGGGCCTGGCTGGCCGGCCGCGACTACGTCACCCCCGACGACGTCAAGGCACTCGCCCTGCCGACCCTGCGGCACCGCGTCGCGCTGCGCGCCGAGGCCGAGATGGAGGGCGTCACCGCCGACTCCGTCATCCAGGCGGTCCTGGCCCAGACGCCCGCCCCCCGCTGA
- a CDS encoding DUF58 domain-containing protein, which yields MALTGRTALLAALGALVVGLLLPSWGGIAAVTGTVLLAVVVDLVLAAPVRSLRITRGGDTTVRLGEPATVELTVTNPSGRPLRGRVRDAWAPSAWRRGTEIAASRHTLRIPGRERRRATTVLTPTRRGDHHAQRVTVRSLGPLGLAGRQGSHLVPWTVRALPPFNSRKHLPSRLARLRELDGRTSVLTRGQGTEFDSLREYLPGDDIRSIDWRASARRNTVAVRTWRPERDRHILIVLDTGRTSAGRVGDAPRLDASLDAALLLTALATKAGDRVDLLAHDLRKRVSVAGRSPSEILPAFTNAMAVLEPALYETDMRSLVATALKMAPHRSLIVLLTGLDAAPVEDGLLPLLPLLTKRHEVVLASVSDPHLDELATGRGTVEAVYGAAAAEQTRADRRLTADRLTRHGVTVLDAPPTAVAPALADTYLALKAAGRL from the coding sequence ATGGCCCTCACCGGGCGAACCGCCCTGCTCGCCGCACTCGGCGCGCTCGTCGTGGGCCTGCTCCTGCCGTCCTGGGGCGGGATCGCGGCCGTCACCGGCACGGTCCTGCTCGCCGTCGTCGTCGACCTGGTGCTCGCCGCCCCCGTCCGCAGCCTGCGGATCACCCGGGGCGGCGACACCACCGTCCGGCTCGGCGAGCCGGCCACCGTCGAACTGACCGTCACCAACCCCAGTGGCCGCCCGCTCAGAGGCCGCGTCCGCGACGCCTGGGCCCCGTCCGCGTGGCGGCGCGGCACCGAGATCGCCGCCTCCCGGCACACCCTGCGCATTCCCGGCCGCGAGCGGCGCCGGGCCACCACCGTGCTCACCCCGACCCGGCGCGGCGACCACCACGCCCAGCGGGTGACGGTCCGTTCGCTCGGCCCGCTCGGACTGGCCGGGCGGCAGGGCTCGCACCTCGTCCCCTGGACGGTCCGCGCCCTGCCGCCGTTCAACAGCCGCAAGCACCTGCCGTCCCGGCTCGCCCGGCTGCGCGAACTCGACGGCCGCACCTCCGTCCTGACCCGGGGCCAGGGCACCGAGTTCGACTCCCTGCGCGAGTACCTGCCCGGCGACGACATCCGTTCCATCGACTGGCGCGCCAGCGCCCGCCGGAACACCGTCGCCGTCCGCACCTGGCGCCCCGAGCGCGACCGGCACATCCTGATCGTCCTGGACACCGGCCGCACCTCCGCCGGCCGCGTCGGCGACGCACCCCGCCTGGACGCCTCGCTCGACGCCGCGCTGCTGCTCACCGCGCTCGCCACCAAGGCGGGCGACCGGGTCGACCTGCTCGCCCACGACCTGCGCAAGCGCGTCTCGGTGGCCGGCCGCTCCCCCAGCGAGATCCTGCCGGCCTTCACCAACGCGATGGCCGTCCTGGAACCGGCCCTCTACGAGACCGACATGCGCTCGCTGGTGGCGACCGCGCTCAAGATGGCGCCGCACCGCTCCCTGATCGTCCTGCTCACTGGCCTCGACGCGGCCCCGGTCGAGGACGGGCTGCTGCCGCTGCTCCCGCTGCTGACCAAGCGCCACGAAGTGGTCCTGGCCTCCGTCTCCGACCCCCACCTGGACGAACTGGCCACCGGCCGCGGCACCGTCGAGGCCGTGTACGGCGCGGCCGCCGCCGAGCAGACCCGCGCCGACCGCCGGCTCACCGCGGACCGGCTCACCCGGCACGGCGTGACCGTCCTGGACGCCCCGCCGACCGCGGTGGCCCCGGCCCTCGCCGACACCTACCTCGCCCTCAAGGCCGCCGGCCGCCTCTGA
- a CDS encoding stage II sporulation protein M, with protein MDLDVFVATHQGEWARLDALAKNRRLSGEEADELVTLYQRVTGHLARVQAAAPDPTLEGRLTSLVSRARDAVTGTRTSGWRDVARYYSVSFPAALYRSRRWWLPVAVLSLLATAVIAWWVATHPEVRNSLATPDTLREMTRPGGEYEAYYSDRPASSFAAQVWTNNAWIAVQCLLFGIALGIPVLFVLWSNVLNLGLGVGLMASAGRLDVFLGLLIPHGLLELTAVFVAGGLGLRLGWTIIDPGPRTRGTALAEQGRSIIGMAIGLATVLGVSGVLEAFVTPSGLPTWARITIGALAEVAFLFYALVLGRKAAANGETGDLDAADRADLQPVAA; from the coding sequence ATGGACCTGGACGTCTTCGTCGCCACCCACCAGGGGGAGTGGGCACGGCTGGACGCCCTCGCCAAGAACCGCCGGCTCAGCGGCGAGGAGGCGGACGAGCTGGTCACCCTCTACCAGCGCGTCACCGGTCACCTGGCCAGGGTGCAGGCCGCCGCGCCCGACCCCACCCTGGAGGGCCGGCTCACCAGCCTGGTCTCGCGTGCCCGCGACGCCGTCACGGGCACCCGCACCAGCGGCTGGCGGGACGTCGCGCGCTACTACAGCGTGAGCTTCCCGGCCGCGCTCTACCGCTCGCGCCGCTGGTGGCTGCCGGTGGCCGTGCTCTCGCTGCTCGCCACCGCCGTGATCGCGTGGTGGGTCGCGACCCACCCGGAGGTCCGGAACAGCCTGGCCACGCCGGACACGCTCCGGGAGATGACCAGGCCCGGCGGCGAGTACGAGGCGTATTACTCGGACCGCCCGGCGAGCTCGTTCGCGGCCCAGGTCTGGACGAACAACGCCTGGATCGCCGTGCAGTGCCTGCTGTTCGGGATCGCGCTGGGCATCCCGGTGCTCTTCGTGCTGTGGAGCAACGTCCTCAACCTCGGCCTCGGGGTCGGGCTGATGGCCTCGGCCGGCCGGCTCGACGTCTTCCTCGGTCTGCTCATTCCGCACGGTCTGCTGGAGCTCACCGCCGTCTTCGTGGCCGGCGGGCTGGGCCTGCGCCTGGGCTGGACCATCATCGACCCCGGCCCGCGGACCCGGGGGACGGCCCTGGCGGAACAGGGCCGGTCCATCATCGGCATGGCCATCGGCCTCGCGACGGTGCTGGGGGTCTCCGGTGTCCTGGAAGCCTTCGTCACCCCCTCCGGCCTGCCCACCTGGGCCCGCATCACGATCGGCGCGCTGGCCGAGGTCGCATTCCTGTTCTACGCCCTCGTCCTGGGCCGGAAGGCCGCGGCGAACGGCGAGACCGGTGATCTGGACGCGGCCGATCGGGCGGACCTTCAGCCGGTCGCGGCCTGA
- a CDS encoding RDD family protein — MSDLVTGEAVVLGLRTAKLPSRALATGLDLLVQGAALVVTSLVLSFALVDLDGAALAAVLLGLMVFFLVGLPVMVETLTRGRSLGKAALGLRVVRSDGGPVRFRHSLVRGLVGFFEIIVLSGVPAAICSAVSADGKRLGDVFAGTLVVRERVPGGGGAANALPPVHPQLLQTIGGELVALDLSAVPEPLWLAIRQLLGRVGELDPAVAHRMSARLADDLAARTGHPVPYGLHPAAYLGAVLTERQRREWTRAQGYGLQHQPRPHVQPPTAPAAPAPASAPAMPTTPPVQAQPQPAPAPQPAPGTGFAPPA, encoded by the coding sequence TTGAGCGACCTGGTGACGGGCGAGGCGGTCGTCCTCGGCCTGCGCACGGCGAAGCTTCCGAGCCGGGCGCTGGCGACCGGGCTGGACCTGCTCGTACAGGGCGCCGCACTGGTGGTGACGTCCCTGGTACTGAGCTTCGCCCTGGTCGACCTCGACGGTGCGGCCCTCGCCGCCGTCCTGCTCGGGCTGATGGTGTTCTTCCTGGTCGGCCTGCCCGTCATGGTCGAGACCCTCACCCGGGGGCGCTCTCTCGGAAAGGCCGCGCTGGGCCTGCGGGTGGTGCGCAGCGACGGCGGACCGGTGCGGTTCCGGCACTCGCTGGTGCGCGGGCTGGTCGGGTTCTTCGAGATCATCGTGCTGAGCGGGGTGCCGGCGGCGATCTGCTCGGCGGTCTCGGCGGACGGCAAGCGGCTCGGCGATGTCTTCGCGGGGACCCTGGTGGTCCGCGAGCGGGTGCCCGGGGGCGGCGGTGCGGCGAACGCGCTGCCGCCGGTGCACCCGCAGCTGCTGCAGACGATCGGCGGCGAGCTGGTCGCCCTGGACCTCTCCGCCGTGCCGGAGCCGCTCTGGCTGGCGATCCGCCAGCTGCTCGGCCGGGTCGGCGAGCTGGACCCGGCGGTGGCGCACCGGATGTCCGCCCGGCTCGCCGACGACCTCGCCGCCCGCACCGGCCACCCCGTCCCGTACGGGCTGCACCCGGCGGCGTACCTCGGCGCGGTGCTGACCGAGCGCCAGCGGCGGGAGTGGACCAGGGCCCAGGGCTACGGACTTCAGCACCAGCCGCGGCCCCACGTCCAGCCGCCCACGGCACCGGCCGCACCGGCACCCGCCTCCGCACCCGCGATGCCCACGACACCCCCGGTACAAGCCCAGCCCCAGCCGGCCCCCGCCCCGCAGCCGGCCCCCGGCACCGGATTCGCCCCGCCCGCCTGA
- a CDS encoding SigE family RNA polymerase sigma factor, protein MAKTAREAEFTEYVASRSGWLRKVAYLLCGDWHRADDLVQESITKLYVNWPRAGRVENVDGYARKVLVNTFLAEQRSPWWRRTTRNGTAPDTASVGVDLDASLDLRKALAALPPRQRATVVLRYYCDLTIDQAAEALGCSSGNVKSQTSRGLEALRVSLAARPATAERTS, encoded by the coding sequence ATGGCGAAGACGGCACGCGAAGCGGAGTTCACCGAGTACGTGGCGTCCAGGAGCGGCTGGCTGCGCAAGGTCGCCTACTTGCTGTGCGGGGACTGGCACCGCGCGGACGACCTGGTCCAGGAGAGCATCACCAAGCTCTACGTGAACTGGCCACGGGCCGGAAGGGTCGAGAACGTCGACGGCTACGCCCGCAAGGTGCTGGTCAACACGTTCCTCGCCGAGCAGCGGTCACCCTGGTGGCGGCGGACGACGCGCAACGGCACGGCGCCCGACACGGCGAGCGTGGGCGTCGACCTCGACGCCTCCCTCGACCTGCGCAAGGCGCTGGCCGCGCTGCCGCCGCGGCAGCGGGCCACCGTGGTGCTCCGGTACTACTGCGACCTGACGATCGACCAGGCCGCCGAGGCGCTGGGCTGCTCGTCCGGCAACGTCAAGAGCCAGACCTCGCGTGGTCTGGAGGCGCTCCGCGTCTCCCTCGCCGCCCGCCCCGCCACCGCAGAGAGGACGTCATGA